The region ACTCGGTGTCGCGCTGCAGAAGCTGGTCGAGGAAGACCCTACGCTGCGCGTCACGACGGACGCCGAGACGGGACAGACCATTCTCTCGGGGATGGGCGAGCTGCACCTGGACATCATCTTGGACCGTCTGAAGCGCGAGTTCAACGTTGAGCCCAATAAGGGCAAGCCTCAGGTGGCTTACAAGGAGACCGTACGCGCAGCAGCCAAGGCGGAGGGCAGATACATCCGGCAGACGGGAGGGTCCGGCCAGTTCGGGGTGTGCGTGCTCGAGGTCGGTCCGCTTGCCGAGGGCCAGGGCTTTAAGTTCGAGAACGCCACGGTGGGCGGGGTCATACCCAGGGAGTACATTCCGGCCATCGAAAAGGGCGTGCGCGAGGCGATGGAGGCCGGGGTGCTGGGCGGGTATCCCGTCGTGGACGTTCACGTAAAGCTGTTGGACGGGCAGTTCCACGAGGTGGACTCGAACGAAAACGCTTTCAAAATGGCGGGTATACTGGCTTTCCGCGAGGCCGCGAGCAGGGCTCGGCCCTGTCTCAAAGAGCCGATCATGTCGGTTGAGGTCACGACCCCGGAGGAGAATCTAGGGGACGTCATGGGTGATATCAACCGGCGGCGCGGGCGCATTGAATCGACAGAACCGGCCGCCGGCGGAGTGCACGTAATCAGGTCGCAGATCCCGCTGGCGGAAATGTTCGGGTACGTTACCGAACTCCGTTCTCTTACGCAGGGACGCGCGTCTCCTAACGTGACTCCGTCCCACTACGAAGAAGTGCCGCAGAATCTTGCGGAGGAAATCGTCAGTCGCGCACAAGGCCGACAACTCGTGCAACGCTAGGCATGGAGGCCGCTGTGGACGACCGACAGGAAACAGAAAACTCGTGAATGGAGTGACATATGGCCAGAGCCAAGTTTGAGCGGACGAAGCCGCACTTGAATATCGGAACCATCGGCCACGTGGACCACGGGAAGACCACGCTGACCGCAGCGATCACGCGCGTGCTCAGCGAACTCAAGAGCCTGGCCAAGTACCAGAGCTTCGACCAGATCGACTCGGCCCCCGAGGAGAAGGCACGCGGCATCACCATCAACATCTATCACGCGGAGTACGAGACGGAGAACCGTCACTACGCCCACGTGGACTGTCCCGGCCACGCCGACTACATCAAAAACATGATCACCGGCGCGGCGCAGATGGACGGAGCCATCCTGGTGGTCTCGGCAGCGGATGGACCGATGCCGCAGACCCGCGAGCACATCCTGCTCGCCCGTCAGGTCGGCGTTCCCGCCATCGTCGTCTTCATGAATAAGGCGGACATGGTGGACGACCCAGAACTGCTGGACGTTGTGGAGATGGAGATCCGCGAGCTACTCTCGAAGTACGAGTTCGATGGGGACAACATCCCGATCATCCGCGGCAGCGGTCTTAAGGTCCTCGAGGCTCCAACTCTCAGCCCGGACGACCAGTGGGTCAAGGCCATCTTCGAACTGATGCAGGCCTGCGACAGCTACATTCCGGAGCCGCAGCGCGAGATTGACAAGCCGTTCCTGATGGCCGTAGAAGATGTGTTCACCATCACGGGCCGTGGAACGGTCGCTACGGGACGCGTCGAGCGCGGCTTGCTCAAGGCTGGAGAGGAAGTGGAGATTGTCGGATTGCGTGCCGGCAAGCCGTTGAAGACGGTCTGCACCGGCGTCGAAATGTTCCGCAAGACCCTGGACGAGGCTCGCGCAGGCGACAACGTCGGCCTCCTGCTCCGAGGTATTGACCGCAAGGACGTGTTGCGCGGCATGGTCATCGCGAAGCCTGGCTCGATCACTCCGCACACGAAGTTCGACGGCGAGGTCTACGTGTTGACCAAGGAAGAGGGCGGACGCCACACGCCGTTCGTTTCCGGATACCGGCCGCAGTTCTACTTCCGCACCACCGACGTCACGGGTACGTTGAACCTGCCCGCCGGTGTGGAGATGGTCATGCCCGGCGACAACATCACCATGACGGTGGAGTTGATCGAGCCTATCGCCATGGAGGCCGGGTCGCGCTTCGCTATTCGCGAGGGCGGCCGCACGGTCGGCGCCGGCCTGATTACGAAGATATACGAGTAGTGCCGATGGCGGCGGGGCAATCACCCCGCCGCCATCCACGAAGGGAATCGGATGCGTCGAGACAAGGTAAGAATCAAGCTGAAGGCGTACGACCACCGGGTGTTGGACCAGTCGGTGGAGAAGATCGCAGACACCGCGCGGAAGACCGGCGTGCGGGTCGCGGGTCCCATCCCGCTGCCCACCAACATCCGCAGGTTCTGCGTCATTCGAGGGCCGCATATCGATAAGGAATCGATGGAGCACTTCGAGATCCGTACGCACAAACGGTTGATAGACATTCTCGAACCGACAGCGAAAACGATCGACGCGTTGATGCGCTTGGACCTGCCTAGCGGCGTCGACATCGAGATCAAGAGCTAGTCGAAACATAAGCCTCGCAGCGAGACGGTCGGCGACCCGTCCTACCCACACGGGGAATGCCGCAGGGGACCGTCGGTAGCGATGAGGCGGAAAGGTTGGAACCCTATGCTTCCAGGTCTTCTGGGGCGAAAAGTGGGAATGACGCACGTGTTCGACACGGACGGCAAGATGATACCGGTGAGTGTTATCGAAGCCGGACCGTGCCTTGTCACCCAGGTGAAGAGCCCCGAGCGCGACGGCTACTCCGCCATCCAACTCGGTTTCGGTTCGATCCCCAAGAAGCGGGTGAGAAAGCCCCAGGCTGGGCACTTCCAGAAGGCGGGAGTCGAACCGACACGGTACCTGCGGGAGTTCCGCACAGAGGACATCACCGACGTTCAGGTCGGCCAGCGTGTCGGTGTCGAGATCTTCGAGCCGGGCGAGAAGGTCCAGGTCGCTGGAACGAGTAAGGGCCGAGGCTTCGCGGGCGTCGTCAAGCGATACGGTTTTCGCGGACAGACGGCCACGCACGGCTTCATGACGCACCGTAGGCCCTTGGCCGCGGGTGCCACGGGGCCGGCTCGCGTGTTCAAGGGGCACAAGAACCCCGGCCACATGGGCGCCGAGCGAGTGACACAGCTCGGCCTCAAAGTCGTGAGTGTAGACGTCGAGAGAAACCTGCTGTTGGTTAGCGGGTCCGTTCCCGGCGCAAACGGTGGTCTCCTGGAAGTGCACAAGGAGACGAGGAAGTAGCCATGCCATCGGTCAAGCTATACGACAACCAGGGAAAGGAAGCGGGTGAGCTGCAGCTTTCGGACAGCCTCTTCGGACTCCGAGAGACGCGAACGCGCACGATCGCCGGCGAGAGCGTGGAACTGTCCCGGGATCTGGTTGCCAACCTGCACCAGGCCGTTGTGGCCGAAGAGGCCAACCGCAGGCAGGGCACGCACAAGACGAAGGGCCGCAGCGAGGTCAGTGGCGGCGGGCGTAAGCCGTACCGTCAGAAGAAGACCGGTCGATCCCGCCAGGGCAGTATCCGTTCTCCTCTGTGGAAGGGTGGCGGTGTCGTCTTCGGACCGACGCCCCGCTCGTACCGACAGCGGATCAACCGCAAGGCGAGAAGGCTTGCCATCCAGTCCGCCCTCGGATACAAGATCGCTGAGGGAGCACTCGTCGCGGTGGACGGTGTTCGCTTCGAGCGAATCAAAACGAGAGACGCCGTGGACTTCCTCAAAGCTCATGGGTGCGAGGGTGTTCGGTCACTGGTTCTGCTACCCGAGCACGACGAGACGGCGCTGCGCTGCTTCCGGAACATTCCGAACGTCGATCTCCGCTATGTACCCGCAGTGTCGGCGCGCGACGTGATCGTGGCGCATCGGATCGTTGCGGACCGGGCCGCGCTGCAGAAGCTCGAGGAGTTGTGGTTGAAGTGAAGAGCCCATACGAGATCATCCTGCTGCCGCGAATCACCGAGCGCGCACTTCGGCTGGCCGAGATCGGCAAGTACACGTTCATCGTTGCCGAAGACGCGACGAAGCCTGACATCGCGCGGGCTATCGAGCAGCACTACGCAAAAAGCAAGGACAAGGTAAAGGTCGTGGCCGTGAACACTTCTCATGTTCGCGGTCGCATCAAGGGCCGCAGCCGTTTCCGAAACCCCGGCCATACCCCTAAGTGGAAGAAGGCCGTGGTCACGCTTGCACCAGGGCAGAGACTGCCCGACTTCGGAGTGTAATCATGCCAATACGAGAACACAAACCAACGTCGCCAGGCAGAAGGTTTCTGAAGTCCTCGACCAACGAGGAGATCACGAAGCAGAAGCCGGAGAAGACACTCACCGAGTACCGCAAGCGACAGGGTGGACGAAACAACTCCGGCCGCATCACGAGCCGGTTCCGCGGAGGCGGGAAGAAGCGTAGGTATCGTCTGATTGACTTCAAGCGGGACAAGTTCGAGATCCCCGGCAAGGTCGCGGCCATCGAGTACGACCCGAACCGCACGTGTCGCATCGCCCTGATCCACTACGCCGATGGGGAGAAGCGGTACATCCTCGCACCGGATGGCCTGGGGGTCGGGGCATCCATCGTGAGCTCTACCACCGCCGACATCCAACCCGGGAATGCGCTGCAGCTCAGGGACATCCCGCTCGGAACCCAGATCCACAACATCGAACTGACCCCTGGGAAGGGCGGTCAGATCGTTCGCTCCGCCGGGACCTCGGCCCAGGTGATGGCGAAGGAGGGCGATTACGTCACGCTCCGCCTTCCGTCCGGTGAGATGCGAAGAGTGAGGATGGAGTGTCGGGCGACCGTCGGTGTCGTCGGCAACGCCGAGCACGAGAACGAGGCGTACGGAAAAGCCGGCAGGGTGCGCGCGAAGGGACGCAAACCGCATGTCCGCGGCGTCGTGATGAGCCCACGAGACCATCCACACGGTGGTGGTGAGGCCAAGAGCCCTGTGGGACGCAAGAAGGGTCCTGTGGACCGTTGGGGCAACGCCGCCAAGGGCAAGATTACGCGCAGCAACAAGCGCACGGATAAGTTTATCGTCCGCCGGAGGAACCGCTGATGGCTAGGTCGGTAAAGAAGGGACCGTTCATAGACGGGCACCTTCAGAAGAAGATTGACGCGATGAACAGCGCGGGCGAGAAACGGATCATCAAGACTTGGTCGCGTCGCAGCACCGTGATGCCGGAGATGGTCGGGCACACGATAGCCGTACACGACGGTCGGAAGCACGTGCCCGTGTTTGTGACGGAGAACATGGTCGGCCACAAGTTGGGTGAGTTCGCCCCGACGCGCTTGTTCCGAGGCCACGCGGGTTCTGAGAAGACCCATAGGGTGCGATAGAGATGGAAGTTAGAGCGGTTGTCAAGTCGAGGAGAGTGCCGCCGAGGAAAGCTCGGCTCGTCGTGGACCAGGTCCGCGGCATGAGGGCTGTGAAGGCGGCGCAGTTGCTCCAGTTCGTGCCGAACAAGTCTGCGCACCTTGTTCGCAAACTCATCCGTTCGGCGGCTGCGAACGCCGTCGAGAACCATAGCATGAACGAAGAGGACCTGGTGATCACTCGGGCCTTCGTGGACGAGGGCGCCAGGCTCAAGCGCATTCAGGCACGCGCGATGGGTCGCGCGAACCGCATCCTCAAACGCACTTGCCACATTACGGTGGTGGTCGAGAGCATTCCCGAGGAGCCGCGACCGAAGCGTCAGGTGCGCAAGACAGAGCCGGGGCCGAAGCCCGGCAAGCCGGAGAAGGCGAAGGCAGAATCGGTCGTGGCCGAGCCCGCAGCTACCGTCTCGGAGCCGGAGTCGCAGGTGGCGGAAGAATCGGTCGTTGCCACTCCAAAGACAGAGGAGCCAGAAGCGGCAGGGCCGGTCACTGAAGAGGGCGTGGAGCCCGCCGAGGGCGAGGCAGAAGGGAAGCAGGAGTAGAGCTTTGGGTCAAAAGGTCAATCCAATTGGTTTCCGGCTGGGCGTCATCCGGACGTGGGACAGCAAGTGGTTCTTCAACAAGAAGGTTTACCCGGAGATGGTGTATGAGGATCACCTGATCCGCACAATGTTGAAGCGCCGCTGGGCGAATGCGAGCATCTCGCGCGTCGAGATCGAGCGCCCCGCTGATCTCGTGAAGGTGACGATCCATACCGCTCGGCCCGGCGCCGTCATCGGGCGTGGCGGGAAGGGCATCGAAGAGATCAACGCCGCCGTCGAGCGCACCGTGCACAAGCGGCACAAAGACGCACAGGTGTACATCAACGTTGCCGAGGTGCAGAAGCCGGAGATGGACGCCCAGCTCGTAGCGGAGGGCATTGCGAGCCAGATCGAGAAGCGCGTCTCGCACCGACGAGCCATGCGCCAGGCCGTGATGCGAGCAACTCGCCAAGGCGTGAGGGGGATTAAGGTGATCTGTGCGGGCCGTCTGGGTGGCTCGGAAATGGCCCGGCGCGAGATCGAGAAGGATGGCAAGGTGCCGCTGCACACCCTTCGGGCGGATGTGGACTACGGATACTGTGTCGCTCGGACGATCTATGGCGCGGTGGGTTGCCGCGTGTGGATCTACCGCGGCGAGGTGTTTCAGGAGAGGGCGCGGCGCCGGGACGACTTGCTGGACGCACCGGGTCACGGCTCGGGCGACCGAGAGCGGCGGCCTCGGCGGCCGCGCAGAACTATTGCGGAGCCGGCGGGAGAGTAAGCCATGTTGATGCCTAAGCGTGTAAAGCATCGCAAACAACACAGAGGCCGAATGACGGGTAAGGCCTCGGGTGGTAACAAGATTGACTTTGGTGAGTTTGGCCTGCAGGCCCTCCAGCCTTGCTGGCTGACCAACCGTCAGATCGAGGCTGCCCGTATCGCCATCACCCGCTACATCCGGCGCGGTGGAAAGGTGTGGATCCGGGTCTTCCCGGATAAGCCGTTTACCAAGAAGCCGGCGGAGACGCGCATGGGCTCCGGCAAGGGTTCGCCCGAGGGGTGGGTCGCCGTGGTCAAGCCCGGACGCATGCTGTTCGAGCTGCGCGGCGTCAGTGAGGAAGTGGCGAAGGAAGCCGTGAGAAGGGCCATTCACAAGCTGCCGATCCGGGCGCGCTTCGTCACCCGAAGGGACTTCGAGCATCTCTATACAGAGAAGGACCGCGCGGCGGATCTGCAGCAGCAAAATGCGTTCGAGGCCACACTGACATCAGGGGCGCTCGACGTCGTGGAACCCGAGGAGCCGGCCGTTAGCACCGAGGAAGCGACGCCCACAACGATGGAGGAGAGTGGCGATGAAGGGGCTTAGAAGCTCGGAGCTTCGCGAGAAGAGTACCGAAGACCTCGTGGAGGAGCTGGAGAAGGAGCGCGAGGCCGTGTACAACGTGCGACGCCAGATCATCTTCGGCCAGGTGAAGGACTTCAAGGCGATCTCCGTACACCGCAAGAACGTGGCCCGAATCATGACCCTGCTGTCACAGCGTCAGCGGGAGGGTAAGGAATGAGCGAGATGCTGGAGCGAGGAACCCGCAAGATTCGCGAGGGCACCGTCGTCAGCAACAAGATGCAGAAGACGGTCGTGGTGCAGGTCGAGCGCAGAGTCAAGCACCCGCTATACGGCAAGATCATCCGCCGTACGGGCCGGTTCAAGGCGCACGACGAGCAGGCGTGTGATGTGGGGGACTTCGTGGAGATCGTGGAGTGCCGGCCGCTGAGCAAGGAGAAGCGCTGGCGCGTGAGCAGGATTCTTGAGAAAGTGAAGTAGGCCGCGATGATACAGATCTACACGCGACTGAAAGTGGCAGACAACACGGGTGCGAGAACGCTGATGTGCATTCGCGTACTCAAGGGTTCGCAGCCACGTTACGGAACGGTCGGCGACGTGTTCGTCGGTACCGTGAAGAGTGCCACGCCGAACATGCCGGTCAAGAAAGGCGACGTCGTGAAGGCGGTCGTGGTTCGTACCAAGAAGGCGCTCCGGCGCCCAGACGGCTCCACGGTCCGCTTCGACGACAACGCATGCGTGCTGATTGACAACCAACGGGAGCCCCGAGGTACGCGCATTTTCGGACCGGTCGCGCGTGAACTGCGCGACAAGGCATACATGAAAATCGTGTCCTTGGCGCCTGAGGTGCTGTGATGGAGAAGAAGACGTCGGGTGCGAAAGCGCCCAAGTTGAAGATCAAGTCCGGTGACGAGGTAGAGGTTATTGCTGGCAAGGACAAGGGCCAGCGCGGCAAGGTCGTGGAGGTGTTGCGAGATCGAATGCGTGTGCGCATCGAGGGTCTGAACCTCGCGACGAAGCACGTGAAACCGCAGCGCAGCGCAGCGGGTACTCGGCCGGGCGATCGCATCTCCCGCGCGATGCCCATCCATATCTCGAACGTGAAGCTGGTAGACCCGCACAGCGGCAAAGCTACCCGTGTGGGGCGCAAGGAAGTGAACGGCAAGCTAGTGCGATACGCCAAGGTGTCCGGCGAGCTGATTGACGCCGACTAGGCGGCGGAGTGAACACAGAATGGCAAAAGCTAAAGAAGCGACAAAGGACAAGGGCAGTAAGGAGAGCGTCGAGACCGGAGTGATGGACAAGGTGCCGGTCTCGCGCAAGCGCACGCATTACCTCGAGAGCGTGGTGCCAGCGCTGCGCGAGCAATTCGGCTACACCTCCATCATGGCCGTGCCTCGCCTCGACAAGATCGTCGTGAACATGGGAGTCGGCAAGGGTGAAGAGGATTCCAAGCACCTCGAGAACTCGGTCCGAGACTTATCGCTCATCGTTGGCCAGAAGCCTATCATCACCCGAGCCAAGAAGGCGGTTTCGAACTTCAAGATCCGAGAAGGTCACAGAATCGGTTGTTGCGTCACGCTCCGAGGCGAGCGCATGTACCACTTTTTCGACAAGCTGGTGTCCATCGTACTACCCCGCTTGCGCGACTTCCGAGGCATATCCCCCAAGTCCTTCGATGGACGCGGCAACTTTGCCGTCGGTCTGAAGGAGCAGATCGTGTTCCCGGAGATCGCCTACGATACGTTCGACAGGATCCGAGGCATGGACATCATCATCTGCACCACCGCAAAGACAGACGAAGAGGCGCGCGTCTTCTTGCAAAAGATGGGCATGCCCTTCCGAGAGAACTAGGAGAGAACTGGATTCTTGAAACGGTTTAGCGCAGACAGGATACGGAACGTCGCAATTGTCGGCCATGGCGGCGCGGGCAAGACCACGCTTGCGGAGCACATGCTGTATGTGGCAGGAGTTGTGGACCGAATCGGTACGGTGGAGACCGAGAATACTGTCTCCGATTTCGACGCGCTGGAGCACAAGCGCAAGATCAGTCTGAACGCGAGTGTGCTACCGCTCGAGTGGCACGACCACAAGATCAACCTGATTGACGTTCCGGGGTACCCGGACTTTATCGGCGACCTTTTTGGCGTCGCCCGAGTCGTAGACGCCATGCTGATGGTCACGGAAGCCAAGGATCACGTGGACGTCGGCTTCGAGAACGCTTGGGAATTGGCAGAAGAGCTGTCCGTGCCCCGTATGATCTTCGTGAACAAGATGGAGCGGGACAACGCCGACTTTCCCGGTCTTCTGCGATACTTCGAGAACCTTTACGGCAAGCGGATCGTTCCCATCCAGATGCCCGTGGGTGCACAGCTCGAGTTCAAAGGCGTGGTGGATCTGTTTTCGATGAAGATGATCACCGGCGCGGACCGCGAAGCATCGGCCACCGACCTCAACCCCGAACTGGCCGCCGAAGCAGAGAAATGGCACGAAAAGCTGATGGACGGCGCCGCCGAAGCGGACGACGAACTGGCGATGAAGTACCTCGAGGGCGAGCCACTCACCCAAGAGGAGGTGATGAAGGGCCTGCTTCTCGGCGTAGAGGCCGGGAAGGTCGTTCCCCTCTGCATCGGTTCTGCTGCCCACGGCATCGGAGTCAGCACACTGATGGACCGGATCGTCGGCGTCTTGCCCTCGCCCGCGGATATGCCGCACAAGGCCGGTGACACGTTTCTCAAGCCGGATGACAACGCGCCGCTGGCAGCGCTCGTGTTCAAGACGACTGCCGACCCATACGTGGGCAAGATCAACTACTTCCGGGTCTTCAGTGGCACCTTCTCCTCGGACAGTCATGTGTGGAACGCTTCGCACGAGAAGGACGAGAGGGTAGGTCAGGTCTTTTTCCCGTTGGGCAAGAACCAGGTGTCCACTCCCGCCGTCTATGCCGGTGACATCGGCGCTGTGGCGAAGCTGCAGGAGACGAAGACGGGGGACACACTGACCGTCAAAGGTAGTGGCATCCTGTTCGAGGAGATCAAGTACCCCAACCCAATCTACACCATCGCCGTTCACGCCGCAACTAAGGCAGATGAAGACAAGTTGGGTCCGGCCCTTACTCGAATGGTGGACGAGGACCCGACCTTCCACATGACGCACGACCCAGACCTGGGACAGGTGTTGCTGTCTGGAATGGGTGACCTGCACCTGGACGTGGTCATCGAGCGTCTCAAGGCGAAGTTCGGGGTGAATGTCGAGGTCGAAGAAGCCAAGGTCCCGTACCGCGAGACGATCCGCACCAGCGCCAAGGCGCAGGGGAAGCACAAGAAGCAAACTGGTGGCCGTGGCCAGTATGGAGACTGCTGGCTGGAGCTATCGCCTCTCGATCGGGGCAGCGGCTTCGAGTTCATTGATAAGGTAGTCGGTGGCGCGATTCCGCGCAACTTCATCCCCGCGGTGGAGAAAGGCGTGCGGGAGGCCCTAGCCAAGGGCATTCAGGCTGGCTACCCGGTTGTAGATCTCAGTGCTACCGTCTACGATGGTTCGTATCACGACGTGGACTCGAGCGAGGCGGCGTTTAAGATGGCGGGGCAGCTCGCCTTCCGCAACGCGGCTGCTCAGGCGCAGCCCATCATCCTCGAGCCCATTCTTCAGGTCGACATCATCGTGCCGGAGGAGTTCGTTGGTGACATCAACGCGGACCTCAACGGTCGGCGTGGTCGGCTACTCGGCATGGAAGCGATTGGTGGAGGAAAGCAGCGCATTCGAGCCCATGTGCCCATGGGAGAGATGATGAAATACGCACTCGACCTGCGGTCCATAACGCGGGGCCGAGGCAAGTTTAGCACCGAGCTGGACCACTACGAGGAGCTGCCGGCGAACCTGACTCAGGAGCTGGTGAAGAAGTACGAGAAGGAGCGCGCGGAGGCCGAAGGCTAACCGCCCGTTTCGTGGGTGGTCCTGCCGCGCGACTGGAGGAACGATGCCAAAAACCTGTCTGATTGCGAAGGCGCAACGAAAACCGAAGTTCAAGGTGCGAGCCTATAAGCGCTGCAGCGTGTGTGGGCGCGCCAAGGGGTACTTCCGGTATTTCGGGCTGTGCCGAATCTGCCTGCGGGAGATGGCGCATAAGGGCGTCCTTCCGGGCGTGACGAAGGCGAGCTGGTAGGAGAACAGGATGCACAGCGACCCCATTAGCGACATGCTGACGCGGATACGAAACGGCGGCAACGCCAGAAAGCCCTTCGTGGACGTGCCCATCTCGAAGGTCAAGGTCGAGATCGCACGCCTGATGCAGGCCGAAGGTCTCATCAAGTCGTCTGAGGTGATCACGGAGGGTAAGTTCCCCGTGCTGCGGATACACCTCAAGTACGACTCGAAGAAGCGGCACGCGATTTCCCACATCCGACGCATCAGCAAGCCCGGCTTGCGTGTGTACGGTTCCGCTGACACCATCGTCCCCGTGCGCAGCGGACTCGGTATTCGCCTCATCTCTACGTCGCAGGGAATCCTGACCGACCGCGACGCTCGACGGCGGCACATCGGCGGTGAAGTGCTGTGCGAAGTGTGGTAAGGAGCTTGTTTCGATGTCCCGTGTAGGAAAACAACCGATACCGATCCCCTCGGGAGTGACCGTTACGATTGATGGTGGTCACGTCGCCGTGAAGGGACCTAAGGGCGAGCTGTCGTGCGACATCGAGCCGCGTCTCATCGTCCAGCAGGAGGATGGGACGCTCACGGTGGATCGCCCGAACAACGAAGCGTACATGCGGCAGCAGCACGGCCTCGCGCGCACGCTCATTGCCAACATGGTGACAGGCGTGACTGAAGGGTTCGTGAAGAAGCTGACCCTGGTGGGCGTCGGCTATCGGGCCAACTTGGAGGGAAACACTCTCACGCTGAGCCTCGGGTTCTCCCACCCCGTAGTGATCGAGCCGAGGCCGGGTGTCAGCTTCGCGGTGGAGCAAGCGGATCGGCAGCGGCAACAGGTGATCTCGGTCTCCGGGATCAACAAGCAGCAGGTCGGACAGCAGGCGGCGGATATTCGTCGCATTCGTCCGCCCGACTCCTACAAAGGTAAGGGCGTGCGATATCTTGGAGAGGAAGTCAAGACCAAGCCCGGTAAGCGCGGCGCGACCGGCAAGTAGTAGGTTGTAAAGCATGGCAGTTCGAAACGCGTATTTGCAAAGACTGAGACGGCACCGGAGAATCCGGAAGAAAGTGACGGGCACTCCGGAACGTCCGCGCTTGTGCGTGTATCGCAGTCTCAAGCACATTTCTGTCCAGCTCGTGGACGACGTCGGCCGGTGCACCATCGCCAGCGCGTCAAGCATGGAGAAGGACCTCCGGCAGAAGTATGGCGGCAACGTCGAGGCGGCCAAGGCGGTCGGCGCCCTCATCGGTGCGCGGGCCAAGGAGAAGGGCCTGACTAGTGTGGTGTTCGACCGCGGAGGCTACCGCTACGCCGGTCGAGTGAAGGCTTTGGCAGACGCGGCACGAGAAGCCGGGCTCAATTTCTAGGGAGCAAGTATGAGAAGAATCGAACGCAGGGATACGGCCGGAAGCGAGTTCGATGTCCGTGTGGTCCGCAACAACAAGGTCTTCAAGACTCACAAGGGAGGAAAGACCGCTAGCTGGTCGGTGCTCGTCGTGGTCGGAGACCATGCTGGCCGCGTCGGGGTCGGCTTGGGCAAGGCGCGCGGTGTGCCAGACGCCATCCGAAAGGGCGAGGAAGCAGCACGTCGAGCGATGGTCGAAGTTCCGATGATTGCCGGTACACTGCCCCACGACGTGCGCGCAAAGACCGGGGCAACTCTGGTCTGGCTGAAGCCTGCGTCACCCGGAACCGGCGTCGTTGCCGGCGGAGCGGTGCGTTCGATTTTGGAAGCCGCGGGCGTGCAGGATGTGCTCGCAAAGGTGTTCGGCTCTCGAAATGCCGTGAACTGTGCGTGGGCCACGGTCGCAGCACTTCAGCAGCTCAAGACACCGGAGGTCGTTGCGGAGTCCCGCGGGTTGCCGGTGCGAGAGCTAGTGCCTTGGATTCCGAAGCTACGTGGAGAGGCGGGAGCCGATGCTTAGGATCACTCTGAAGAAAAGCCCGATTGGGTATAGCATCAAACACAAGCGTACAGTGCGTGCGCTCGGACTGCGGGGGCTGAACGCCTCCGTGACCGTACCGGACAATGACGTGATGCGCGGGATGATCCGCAAGGTGCAGTTTCTGGTGGAAGTGTCCGTCGTGGACAACGGAGAGGAAGGCCGGAAGGATGCTTAGACATGACCTGCGCCCCGCCGAGGGCGCGAAGACCCCAAAGATACGCCGCGGGCGAGGTATTGCAGCAGGCAAAGGCAAGACCGCCGGTCGAGGCACCAAGGGCCAGAAGGCGCGTGAGCAGGTGTGGCAGGGCTTCGAGGGCGGTCAGACCCCCATGCACCGCCGCCTGCCGCAGAAAAAGGGTTTCCGCAACCCGAACCATAAGGAGTTCGCGGTCGTGAACCTGGACACGCTGAGCGAGCGCTTTCAGGAGGGAGAGACCGTGGACCCCGAGAGCCTGAAGGCCAAGGGCCTCGTCAGCA is a window of Fimbriimonadia bacterium DNA encoding:
- the tuf gene encoding elongation factor Tu; protein product: MARAKFERTKPHLNIGTIGHVDHGKTTLTAAITRVLSELKSLAKYQSFDQIDSAPEEKARGITINIYHAEYETENRHYAHVDCPGHADYIKNMITGAAQMDGAILVVSAADGPMPQTREHILLARQVGVPAIVVFMNKADMVDDPELLDVVEMEIRELLSKYEFDGDNIPIIRGSGLKVLEAPTLSPDDQWVKAIFELMQACDSYIPEPQREIDKPFLMAVEDVFTITGRGTVATGRVERGLLKAGEEVEIVGLRAGKPLKTVCTGVEMFRKTLDEARAGDNVGLLLRGIDRKDVLRGMVIAKPGSITPHTKFDGEVYVLTKEEGGRHTPFVSGYRPQFYFRTTDVTGTLNLPAGVEMVMPGDNITMTVELIEPIAMEAGSRFAIREGGRTVGAGLITKIYE
- the rpsJ gene encoding 30S ribosomal protein S10, with translation MRRDKVRIKLKAYDHRVLDQSVEKIADTARKTGVRVAGPIPLPTNIRRFCVIRGPHIDKESMEHFEIRTHKRLIDILEPTAKTIDALMRLDLPSGVDIEIKS
- the rplC gene encoding 50S ribosomal protein L3, giving the protein MLPGLLGRKVGMTHVFDTDGKMIPVSVIEAGPCLVTQVKSPERDGYSAIQLGFGSIPKKRVRKPQAGHFQKAGVEPTRYLREFRTEDITDVQVGQRVGVEIFEPGEKVQVAGTSKGRGFAGVVKRYGFRGQTATHGFMTHRRPLAAGATGPARVFKGHKNPGHMGAERVTQLGLKVVSVDVERNLLLVSGSVPGANGGLLEVHKETRK
- the rplD gene encoding 50S ribosomal protein L4 — protein: MPSVKLYDNQGKEAGELQLSDSLFGLRETRTRTIAGESVELSRDLVANLHQAVVAEEANRRQGTHKTKGRSEVSGGGRKPYRQKKTGRSRQGSIRSPLWKGGGVVFGPTPRSYRQRINRKARRLAIQSALGYKIAEGALVAVDGVRFERIKTRDAVDFLKAHGCEGVRSLVLLPEHDETALRCFRNIPNVDLRYVPAVSARDVIVAHRIVADRAALQKLEELWLK
- a CDS encoding 50S ribosomal protein L23, which encodes MKSPYEIILLPRITERALRLAEIGKYTFIVAEDATKPDIARAIEQHYAKSKDKVKVVAVNTSHVRGRIKGRSRFRNPGHTPKWKKAVVTLAPGQRLPDFGV
- the rplB gene encoding 50S ribosomal protein L2 — its product is MPIREHKPTSPGRRFLKSSTNEEITKQKPEKTLTEYRKRQGGRNNSGRITSRFRGGGKKRRYRLIDFKRDKFEIPGKVAAIEYDPNRTCRIALIHYADGEKRYILAPDGLGVGASIVSSTTADIQPGNALQLRDIPLGTQIHNIELTPGKGGQIVRSAGTSAQVMAKEGDYVTLRLPSGEMRRVRMECRATVGVVGNAEHENEAYGKAGRVRAKGRKPHVRGVVMSPRDHPHGGGEAKSPVGRKKGPVDRWGNAAKGKITRSNKRTDKFIVRRRNR
- the rpsS gene encoding 30S ribosomal protein S19, encoding MARSVKKGPFIDGHLQKKIDAMNSAGEKRIIKTWSRRSTVMPEMVGHTIAVHDGRKHVPVFVTENMVGHKLGEFAPTRLFRGHAGSEKTHRVR
- the rplV gene encoding 50S ribosomal protein L22 — its product is MEVRAVVKSRRVPPRKARLVVDQVRGMRAVKAAQLLQFVPNKSAHLVRKLIRSAAANAVENHSMNEEDLVITRAFVDEGARLKRIQARAMGRANRILKRTCHITVVVESIPEEPRPKRQVRKTEPGPKPGKPEKAKAESVVAEPAATVSEPESQVAEESVVATPKTEEPEAAGPVTEEGVEPAEGEAEGKQE
- the rpsC gene encoding 30S ribosomal protein S3, whose protein sequence is MGQKVNPIGFRLGVIRTWDSKWFFNKKVYPEMVYEDHLIRTMLKRRWANASISRVEIERPADLVKVTIHTARPGAVIGRGGKGIEEINAAVERTVHKRHKDAQVYINVAEVQKPEMDAQLVAEGIASQIEKRVSHRRAMRQAVMRATRQGVRGIKVICAGRLGGSEMARREIEKDGKVPLHTLRADVDYGYCVARTIYGAVGCRVWIYRGEVFQERARRRDDLLDAPGHGSGDRERRPRRPRRTIAEPAGE